The Triticum aestivum cultivar Chinese Spring chromosome 7B, IWGSC CS RefSeq v2.1, whole genome shotgun sequence genome window below encodes:
- the LOC123158907 gene encoding bidirectional sugar transporter SWEET6b, translated as MVSADVARNIVGIIGNVISFGLFLSPVPTFWRICKAKNVEEFKPDPYLATLMNCLLWFFYGLPIVHPNSTLVLTINGIGLVIEGAYIIIFIIYAAKNTRWKMLGVLAIQAAFMAAVVAGVLVGAHTHEKRSMIVGILCVIFGSIMYASPLTIMGKVIRTKSVEYMPFFLSLVNFLNGLCWTGYALIKFDIYITIPNALGTIFGLIQLILYGYYYRSTPKKGKNVELPTVLTKNAVTSGNVSVTIEK; from the exons ATGGTTTCCGCCGACGTGGCCCGCAACATCGTCGGCATCATTGGCAATGTCATCTCCTTTGGGCTCTTCCTCTCCCCTGT GCCGACGTTCTGGCGTATCTGCAAGGCCAAGAACGTGGAGGAGTTCAAGCCGGACCCCTACCTGGCGACGCTCATGAACTGCCTGCTCTGGTTCTTCTACGGGCTCCCTATCGTCCACCCCAACAGCACCCTCGTCCTCACCATCAACGGCATCGGCCTCGTCATCGAGGGCGCctacatcatcatcttcatcatctacgCGGCCAAGAACACAAGG TGGAAGATGCTCGGCGTGCTCGCCATCCAGGCGGCGTTCATGGCTGCTGTGGTGGCCGGTGTGCTCGTCGGCGCCCACACCCATGAGAAGCGCTCCATGATCGTAGGCATCCTTTGCGTCATCTTCGGCTCCATCATGTACGCCTCCCCGCTCACCATCATG GGTAAAGTGATCAGGACCAAGAGTGTGGAGTACATGCCATTCTTCCTGTCACTGGTAAACTTCCTCAACGGTCTCTGCTGGACGGGCTATGCGCTAATCAAGTTTGACATCTACATCacg ATCCCCAATGCCCTCGGTACAATCTTCGGCCTCATCCAGCTGATCCTTTACGGGTACTACTACAGATCTACCCCCAAGAAGGGCAAGAATGTCGAGCTGCCCACCGTCCTCACCAAAAACGCCGTTACCAGCGGCAACGTCTCCGTCACCATAGAGAAATAA